Proteins from one Besnoitia besnoiti strain Bb-Ger1 chromosome XIII, whole genome shotgun sequence genomic window:
- a CDS encoding hypothetical protein (encoded by transcript BESB_030670), with product MVSYCPVVGAGKTKVINNVHRVVRRWPQTPLSFLGRRCRGAGTSHVRRLADTAADEEGAEAEIAQLSERIKTLSEVKERERSRFRAFVTLWGSFQGYKKNAKRKRRKNPPHDDILVAHYARAAASKLTQANLWAGCLERLADKIADLQSDLDRRTSGRGAAHRKRYRRGFKAKTHAGSSGDEGRPSRGETDAGPSTPSTSSAAGTGVLSPTPLDVLQAQIITEIKMWKRIRNKLNYLQRRLAHLRQGTGTEDKMTLAKQAYTRTVARYHHQQEFVKTLRKKLRDLRNDEKGEPTSTVPSTPSNDTTQRGWSGALVSLQRYDITPRPEDENIPWHTRPSFRHLRQHYRPLPPVSLKDLVDPPASRGELAVMEALIPEPFPRSTQEHGSPDWEAATEPSLDHASSPSEQDPLEGTSGSEKLLSKAAPPRLHLEQPQSASSSTASVAQHPSLPSPGSAVGNSPLADNPASGDAPTAFGPPPTPYSSDLPLSSYGAHLAAEGPAGFPDPWAASSASSSPHPQSTASRSLMSTVTHVKLRRTAGTDARATPSPSVTLEDPTMKATAQHPLTARQAQAQASAASGCTSVEVVAHKAGKKSAKKKSLEAGVRDQGEVGGIDGSRLLHDAQPLGHLGAGAGASQAPQASLFGQAARSYAGVPHGGGDSPTGHAFQSDLQLWLQGRRIPFKQRESVGSGARADRDESGQAGSSGPSRSPSTRGNMSPHYPEATRKTQR from the exons ATGGTCTCCTACTGCCCGGTAGTTGGAGCAGGAAAGACCAAAGTGATCAACAACGTGCATCGCGTGGTTCGGCGTTGGCCCCAGACCCCCCTTTCGTTTCTTGGGAGACGGTGTCGTGGGGCGGGTACAAGTCATGTTCGTAGACTGGCGGACACGGCCGCTGACGAAGAGGGCGCTGAAGCAGAAATTGCGCAGCTCTCTGAACGCATCAAAACGCTTTCTGAGGTGAAGGAAAGAGAACGCAGTAGGTTTCGTGCTTTCGTGACCCTGTGGGGCTCGTTTCAGGGCTACAAGAAGAATGCCAAACGGAAGCGGCGCAAA AATCCTCCACACGACGACATCCTGGTGGCTCACTACGCAagggctgccgcctccaaACTGACGCAGGCGAACCTCTGGGCTGGCTGCCTAGAGAGGCTGGCAGACAAGATCGCCGACCTACAGTCTGACCTCGATCGCCGAACTTCGGGACGGGGAGCTGCCCACAGAAAACGTTACAGGCGCGGCTTCAAGGCGAAAACGCACGCAGGGAGTTCAGGAGACGAGGGGCGACCAAGCAGGGGAGAGACGGATGCAGGTCCCAGTACGCCCTCCACGTCATCTGCCGCAGGCACAGGTGTGTTGTCGCCGACTCCACTTGATGTACTGCAGGCGCAGATCATAACAGAAATCAAAATGTGGAAGCGGATCAGGAACAAGCTAAACTACCTGCAGCGCAGGTTGGCCCATCTCCGACAGGGGACCGGGACAGAAGACAAAATGACCCTAGCTAAACAAGCATACACCCGGACTGTCGCTCGGTACCACCACCAACAAGAATTTGTAAAGACGCTCCGCAAAAAGCTACGAGACTTAAGAAATGACGAAAAGGGTGAACCAACCTCAACGGTACCGTCCACGCCGTCCAACGACACCACTCAACGAGGTTGGTCCGGCGCTCTCGTGAGCCTTCAGCGTTATGACATAACGCCCCGCCCCGAGGATGAAAACATCCCCTGGCACACCCGCCCGTCATTCCGGCACCTGCGCCAGCACTACAGGCCCCTTCCACCTGTGTCACTGAAGGATCTAGTCGACCCTCCAGCTTCTCGCGGTGAGCTGGCCGTCATGGAAGCCCTAATCCCTGAACCGTTTCCCCGGTCCACTCAAGAGCATGGATCGCCTGACTGGGAGGCCGCGACCGAACCCAGCCTCGACCATGCCAGCAGCCCGTCAGAACAGGATCCTCTGGAGGGAACCAGTGGATCCGAAAAACTGTTAAGCAAGGCGGcaccgccgcgtctgcaccTGGAGCAGCCGCAATCCGCATCATCTTCCACAG CCTCAGTCGCCCAGCATCCGTCGTTGCCGTCGCCTGGCAGCGCAGTTGGCAACAGCCCCCTCGCAGACAACCCGGCATCCGGAGACGCGCCTACTGCCTTTGGTCCTCCACCAACGC CCTATTCGTCCGACCTTCCGTTGTCTTCATATGGCGCCCACCTGGCTGCCGAGGGTCCAGCAGGTTTTCCGGACCCCTGGGCAGCCTCATCTGCTTCATCGTCGCCTCACCCGC AGTCTACAGCATCTCGGTCTCTCATGAGTACCGTCACTCACGTAAAGCTGCGGCGCACGGCCGGCACTGACGCAAGAGCGACCCCGTCGCCCAGCGTGACCCTGGAGGACCCTACAATGAAGGCGACCGCTCAACATCCCTTGACAGCAAGGCAGGCCCAGGCGCAAGCTTCAGCCGCGTCAGGATGCACTA GCGTCGAGGTCGTCGCGCACAAGGCAGGCAAAAAGTCCGCAAAAAAGAAGTCACTAGAAGCCGGGGTTCGTGATCAGGGCGAGGTGGGAGGGATCGATGGCAGCAGACTGCTACACGATGCACAACCCCTGGGTCACCTGGGCGCTGGTGCGGGGGCTTCACAGGCACCTCAAGCATCTCTGTTCGGCCAGGCTGCCCGCTCGTACGCAGGGGTGCCGCACGGCGGTGGGGACTCTCCCACAGGTCACGCATTTCAGTCGGACCTGCAGTTGTGGCTACAAGGCAGGAGAATACCGTTCAAGCAACGCGAGTCTGTGGGATCCGGGGCAA GGGCCGATCGTGACGAATCAGGCCAGGCCGGGTCCAGTGGTCCCTCCAGGTCACCGTCGACGCGAGGGAACATGTCCCCTCACTatccggaggcgacgcgcaagACCCAGCGGTAG